In one window of Osmia lignaria lignaria isolate PbOS001 chromosome 11, iyOsmLign1, whole genome shotgun sequence DNA:
- the LOC117603824 gene encoding uncharacterized protein LOC117603824: MSDKEEQVDVNEEFTNLLFAEENAQHIGYTEGYEIGKKQLTDGFHLGYHRASLLAAQLGYYSGILEQYLNTNKCNSEKSVQIAQELLQDIYNFPKFNDKATDISKTIDNIKFKYAKFCSLAKICSLYPEGDKLDF, from the coding sequence ATGTCCGACAAAGAAGAACAAGTAGATGTGAATGAAGAGTTTACAAACTTATTATTTGCTGAAGAAAATGCTCAACATATAGGTTATACAGAAGGTTATGAGATTGGCAAGAAACAATTAACAGATGGGTTTCATCTTGGATATCATAGAGCTAGTTTATTAGCTGCACAATTGGGATATTACAGTGGTATCTTGGAACAATACTTGAACACTAATAAATGTAACTCAGAGAAAAGTGTTCAAATTGCACAGGAACTTTTAcaagatatttataattttccCAAATTTAATGACAAGGCTACAGATATATCAAAAACCattgataatattaaatttaagtaTGCAAAGTTTTGTTCATTAGCAAAAATATGTTCATTATATCCAGAAGGAGATAAGCTTGATttttag
- the mor gene encoding SWI/SNF- related protein mor isoform X2: protein MTRLPMKCFLDFKPGGGLCHILATAYRFKQEQGWRRFDFPVGKSGSRMDRTVEMLMAAERALVQNRCMLIPIVYVRPDVDKSTAVKVKEAVRRHQGTIAENETDATHIIYPPVDPLEEEYARPCMRRERSVLLHWYYFPDSYDSWTALDLPWDFPEGTLTSTNMKSVYKVSATWALDLDQYNEWMNEEDYEMDENGQKKIHKYRLSVEDLMAQPSHPPPSAKKPKRKRSPSPPPKLAKRKSGRAPSGVQSASSSSSLAAPKKSRGGEEEDDLTQGMEDPPAEPRIVEVVATPTNPPVTGQGNVPTSGTTLTTTGSKKQDNELQPLKSGNMADLDEPMEGDKGSSQSTQDREERDTSKERGEGNKGDEPEDNVTEQTHHIVVPSYSAWFDYNSIHTIEKRALSEFFNGKNKSKTPEIYLAYRNFMIDTYRLNPTEYITSTACRRNLAGDVCAIMRVHAFLEQWGLINYQVDAESRPTPMGPPPTSHFHVLSDTPSGLAPVNPNPPKTPQPSAAKTLLDLEKKSNVIGTEEKVSAGAMTNFGLKIDQYSRKPAVLKNKQAAGATRDWTEQETLLLLEGLELHKDDWNKVCEHVGSRTQDECILHFLRLPIEDPYLEEGGPEGLGPLAYQPVPFSKAGNPVMSTVAFLASVVDPRVAASAAKAAMEEFAAIKDQVPAALLDQHLRNVQASANSDGKFDPAAGLAQSGIAGTGPPEPPDDATAPSTTGSVPTTVATSPHSATPASIESKKEEQEKPKEAEVDQNQLEIPKKEEDLKETEEDTKSTMDAEAMEAKEKKDKVVRDAQLQSAAAAALAAAAVKAKHLAAVEERKIKSLVALLVETQMKKLEIKLRHFEELETTMEREREGLEYQRQQLITERQQFHLEQLKAAEFRARQQAHQRLAQEQQQQQQNQHPAWQPAAQQQQQQQPPSPQAAAQQPPAHTPPQQA from the exons ATGACAAGGCTTCct ATGAAATGTTTCTTAGATTTTAAACCAGGAGGTGGCTTATGTCATATTCTTGCTACAGCATATCGTTTTAAACAAGAACAAGGATGGCGTAGATTTGATTTTCCTGTTGGAAAG TCAGGATCTCGTATGGATAGGACAGTGGAAATGTTGATGGCAGCTGAAAGAGCCCTAGTGCAAAACAGGTGCATGCTTATACCAATTGTATACGTAAGACCTGATGTAGACAAATCAACAGCTGTAAAAGTAAAGGAAGCAGTTCGACGACATCAAGGCACTATTGCCGAAAATGAAACAGATGCTACGCACATAATTTACCCTCCAGTAGATCCATTAGAGGAGGAATATGCGCGGCCTTGTATGAGGCGCGAGAGATCCGTTCTACTTCATTGGTACTATTTTCCAGATAGTTACGATTCTTGGACTGCTTTAGATCTTCCGTGGGATTTTCCAGAAGGAACGCTTACAAGTACAAACATGAAATCGGTATATAAAGTATCCGCGACATGGGCGTTAGATTTAGATCAGTATAACGAGTGGATGAACGAAGAAGATTATGAAATGGATGAAAATGGTCAGAAGAAAATACATAAGTACAGGCTATCGGTGGAGGATTTAATGGCTCAACCATCTCATCCTCCACCTTCCGCAAAGAAACCTAAAAGAAAACGATCTCCCAGTCCGCCTCCTAAACTAGCAAAACGTAAAAGTGGAAGAGCACCATCGGGTGTTCAGAGtgcctcgtcctcgtcgtcgctTGCGGCGCCAAAAAAATCACGCGGCGGAGAAGAGGAGGACGATCTCACTCAAGGAATGGAAGATCCACCGGCGGAACCTCGGATCGTGGAAGTAGTGGCTACACCTACGAATCCACCCGTTACAGGTCAAGGTAACGTTCCAACAAGCGGTACTACGTTAACGACAACGGGAAGTAAAAAACAGGATAACGAACTTCAACCACTTAAATCCGGTAACATGGCGGACTTAGACGAACCGATGGAAGGTGACAAGGGAAGTTCTCAAAGTACTCAAGATAGAGAAGAACGAGATACAAGTAAGGAAAGAGGAGAAGGTAATAAAGGAGACGAACCGGAAGACAACGTTACAGAACAAACACATCATATCGTCGTTCCAAGTTATTCGGCTTGGTTTGATTATAATTCGATCCATACTATCGAAAAGAGAGCTTTATCTGAATTCTTTAATGgtaaaaataaatctaaaacGCCAGAAATTTATCTGGCGTATAGGAATTTTATGATCGATACCTACAGATTAAATCCCACGGAATACATTACATCAACAGCCTGTAGACGCAATTTGGCAGGTGATGTATGCGCAATCATGCGTGTACATGCATTTCTAGAACAATGGGGACTTATCAATTATCAAGTAGACGCAGAGTCAAGACCAACACCCATGGGACCTCCGCCAACATCGCACTTTCATGTATTATCGGATACACCTTCTGGCTTAGCACCCGTTAATCCCAACCCTCCAAAAACACCTCAACCATCAGCCGCAAAAACGTTGCTGGATTTAGAAAAGAAATCGAATGTAATTGGAACGGAAGAAAAGGTTTCGGCCGGTGCGATGACGAACTTCGGATTGAAAATTGATCAGTATTCGAGGAAACCAGCGGTTCTAAAGAATAAACAAGCAGCTGGCGCTACTCGTGACTGGACGGAACAAGAAACACTTTTGTTATTAGAGGGATTGGAATTACACAAAGATGATTGGAATAAAGTTTGCGAACACGTTGGTTCTAGAACACAAGATGAATGTATTTTGCATTTCTTACGACTACCTATAGAGGATCCATATTTGGAAGAAGGTGGACCAGAAGGTTTAGGCCCATTGGCTTATCAACCGGTACCTTTCTCCAAAGCTGGCAACCCAGTCATGAGTACTGTTGCATTCTTGGCTTCGGTTGTTGATCCTAGAGTTGCAGCGAGTGCAGCTAAAGCTGCTATGGAAGAATTTGCAGCCATTAAGGATCAAGTACCAGCCGCTTTATTAGATCAACATTTAAGAAATGTTCAAGCTAGCGCGAATTCTGATG GTAAGTTTGATCCGGCTGCGGGATTAGCACAGTCAGGCATAGCTGGTACTGGACCACCCGAACCACCAGATGATGCAACAGCACCTTCGACAACTGGAAGCGTACCAACGACCGTGGCTACTTCTCCGCATTCAGCGACTCCGGCTTCGATAGAATCTAAGAAAGAGGAACAGGAGAAACCTAAAGAAGCCGAAGTTGATCAAAATCAATTAGAAATaccgaagaaggaagaagatctTAAAGAGACAGAAGAAGATACGAAATCTACTATGGATGCTGAAGCGATGGaagcgaaagaaaagaaagacaaG GTTGTACGAGACGCTCAACTTCAGTCAGCAGCTGCCGCCGCGTTAGCAGCGGCCGCTGTTAAGGCAAAACATTTGGCGGCCGTGGAAGAACGTAAAATTAAATCTCTAGTAGCGCTGCTCGTTGaaacacaaatgaaaaaattggaaattaagTTACGTCACTTCGAAGAATTGGAAACTACAATGGAACGAGAACGGGAGGGACTTGAATATCAGCGGCAACAGCTTATCACCGAAAGGCAACAGTTTCATTTGGAACAGTTGAAAGCCGCTGAATTTAGAGCTAGACAGCAAGCGCATCAGCGTTTAGCTCAggaacagcaacaacaacaacaaaatcaacatCCTGCCTGGCAACCTGCTgcgcaacaacaacagcaacaacaaccacCTAGCCCGCAAGCGGCAGCTCAACAACCACCTGCACACACGCCCCCGCAACAGGCATAA
- the mor gene encoding SWI/SNF- related protein mor isoform X1: MLALGPKKDGGPNTKFFESQEILTQLDGVKQWLLKNCKKYVQTDPPTNKSLATLIVQLLQFQEDNLGKNVSKPPMTRLPMKCFLDFKPGGGLCHILATAYRFKQEQGWRRFDFPVGKSGSRMDRTVEMLMAAERALVQNRCMLIPIVYVRPDVDKSTAVKVKEAVRRHQGTIAENETDATHIIYPPVDPLEEEYARPCMRRERSVLLHWYYFPDSYDSWTALDLPWDFPEGTLTSTNMKSVYKVSATWALDLDQYNEWMNEEDYEMDENGQKKIHKYRLSVEDLMAQPSHPPPSAKKPKRKRSPSPPPKLAKRKSGRAPSGVQSASSSSSLAAPKKSRGGEEEDDLTQGMEDPPAEPRIVEVVATPTNPPVTGQGNVPTSGTTLTTTGSKKQDNELQPLKSGNMADLDEPMEGDKGSSQSTQDREERDTSKERGEGNKGDEPEDNVTEQTHHIVVPSYSAWFDYNSIHTIEKRALSEFFNGKNKSKTPEIYLAYRNFMIDTYRLNPTEYITSTACRRNLAGDVCAIMRVHAFLEQWGLINYQVDAESRPTPMGPPPTSHFHVLSDTPSGLAPVNPNPPKTPQPSAAKTLLDLEKKSNVIGTEEKVSAGAMTNFGLKIDQYSRKPAVLKNKQAAGATRDWTEQETLLLLEGLELHKDDWNKVCEHVGSRTQDECILHFLRLPIEDPYLEEGGPEGLGPLAYQPVPFSKAGNPVMSTVAFLASVVDPRVAASAAKAAMEEFAAIKDQVPAALLDQHLRNVQASANSDGKFDPAAGLAQSGIAGTGPPEPPDDATAPSTTGSVPTTVATSPHSATPASIESKKEEQEKPKEAEVDQNQLEIPKKEEDLKETEEDTKSTMDAEAMEAKEKKDKVVRDAQLQSAAAAALAAAAVKAKHLAAVEERKIKSLVALLVETQMKKLEIKLRHFEELETTMEREREGLEYQRQQLITERQQFHLEQLKAAEFRARQQAHQRLAQEQQQQQQNQHPAWQPAAQQQQQQQPPSPQAAAQQPPAHTPPQQA, from the exons atgCTTGCTTTAGGACCTAAAAAGGACGGTGGACCCAACACAAAATTTTTTGAATCGCAAGAAATCCTCACACAACTCGATGGAGTCAAACAGTGGCTCCTGAAAAACTGCAAGAAG tATGTACAAACGGATCCTCCTACTAATAAAAGTTTAGCTACTCTGATAGTCCAATTGTTACAATTTCAAGAAGATAATTTaggaaaaaatgtttcaaaaccTCCAATGACAAGGCTTCct ATGAAATGTTTCTTAGATTTTAAACCAGGAGGTGGCTTATGTCATATTCTTGCTACAGCATATCGTTTTAAACAAGAACAAGGATGGCGTAGATTTGATTTTCCTGTTGGAAAG TCAGGATCTCGTATGGATAGGACAGTGGAAATGTTGATGGCAGCTGAAAGAGCCCTAGTGCAAAACAGGTGCATGCTTATACCAATTGTATACGTAAGACCTGATGTAGACAAATCAACAGCTGTAAAAGTAAAGGAAGCAGTTCGACGACATCAAGGCACTATTGCCGAAAATGAAACAGATGCTACGCACATAATTTACCCTCCAGTAGATCCATTAGAGGAGGAATATGCGCGGCCTTGTATGAGGCGCGAGAGATCCGTTCTACTTCATTGGTACTATTTTCCAGATAGTTACGATTCTTGGACTGCTTTAGATCTTCCGTGGGATTTTCCAGAAGGAACGCTTACAAGTACAAACATGAAATCGGTATATAAAGTATCCGCGACATGGGCGTTAGATTTAGATCAGTATAACGAGTGGATGAACGAAGAAGATTATGAAATGGATGAAAATGGTCAGAAGAAAATACATAAGTACAGGCTATCGGTGGAGGATTTAATGGCTCAACCATCTCATCCTCCACCTTCCGCAAAGAAACCTAAAAGAAAACGATCTCCCAGTCCGCCTCCTAAACTAGCAAAACGTAAAAGTGGAAGAGCACCATCGGGTGTTCAGAGtgcctcgtcctcgtcgtcgctTGCGGCGCCAAAAAAATCACGCGGCGGAGAAGAGGAGGACGATCTCACTCAAGGAATGGAAGATCCACCGGCGGAACCTCGGATCGTGGAAGTAGTGGCTACACCTACGAATCCACCCGTTACAGGTCAAGGTAACGTTCCAACAAGCGGTACTACGTTAACGACAACGGGAAGTAAAAAACAGGATAACGAACTTCAACCACTTAAATCCGGTAACATGGCGGACTTAGACGAACCGATGGAAGGTGACAAGGGAAGTTCTCAAAGTACTCAAGATAGAGAAGAACGAGATACAAGTAAGGAAAGAGGAGAAGGTAATAAAGGAGACGAACCGGAAGACAACGTTACAGAACAAACACATCATATCGTCGTTCCAAGTTATTCGGCTTGGTTTGATTATAATTCGATCCATACTATCGAAAAGAGAGCTTTATCTGAATTCTTTAATGgtaaaaataaatctaaaacGCCAGAAATTTATCTGGCGTATAGGAATTTTATGATCGATACCTACAGATTAAATCCCACGGAATACATTACATCAACAGCCTGTAGACGCAATTTGGCAGGTGATGTATGCGCAATCATGCGTGTACATGCATTTCTAGAACAATGGGGACTTATCAATTATCAAGTAGACGCAGAGTCAAGACCAACACCCATGGGACCTCCGCCAACATCGCACTTTCATGTATTATCGGATACACCTTCTGGCTTAGCACCCGTTAATCCCAACCCTCCAAAAACACCTCAACCATCAGCCGCAAAAACGTTGCTGGATTTAGAAAAGAAATCGAATGTAATTGGAACGGAAGAAAAGGTTTCGGCCGGTGCGATGACGAACTTCGGATTGAAAATTGATCAGTATTCGAGGAAACCAGCGGTTCTAAAGAATAAACAAGCAGCTGGCGCTACTCGTGACTGGACGGAACAAGAAACACTTTTGTTATTAGAGGGATTGGAATTACACAAAGATGATTGGAATAAAGTTTGCGAACACGTTGGTTCTAGAACACAAGATGAATGTATTTTGCATTTCTTACGACTACCTATAGAGGATCCATATTTGGAAGAAGGTGGACCAGAAGGTTTAGGCCCATTGGCTTATCAACCGGTACCTTTCTCCAAAGCTGGCAACCCAGTCATGAGTACTGTTGCATTCTTGGCTTCGGTTGTTGATCCTAGAGTTGCAGCGAGTGCAGCTAAAGCTGCTATGGAAGAATTTGCAGCCATTAAGGATCAAGTACCAGCCGCTTTATTAGATCAACATTTAAGAAATGTTCAAGCTAGCGCGAATTCTGATG GTAAGTTTGATCCGGCTGCGGGATTAGCACAGTCAGGCATAGCTGGTACTGGACCACCCGAACCACCAGATGATGCAACAGCACCTTCGACAACTGGAAGCGTACCAACGACCGTGGCTACTTCTCCGCATTCAGCGACTCCGGCTTCGATAGAATCTAAGAAAGAGGAACAGGAGAAACCTAAAGAAGCCGAAGTTGATCAAAATCAATTAGAAATaccgaagaaggaagaagatctTAAAGAGACAGAAGAAGATACGAAATCTACTATGGATGCTGAAGCGATGGaagcgaaagaaaagaaagacaaG GTTGTACGAGACGCTCAACTTCAGTCAGCAGCTGCCGCCGCGTTAGCAGCGGCCGCTGTTAAGGCAAAACATTTGGCGGCCGTGGAAGAACGTAAAATTAAATCTCTAGTAGCGCTGCTCGTTGaaacacaaatgaaaaaattggaaattaagTTACGTCACTTCGAAGAATTGGAAACTACAATGGAACGAGAACGGGAGGGACTTGAATATCAGCGGCAACAGCTTATCACCGAAAGGCAACAGTTTCATTTGGAACAGTTGAAAGCCGCTGAATTTAGAGCTAGACAGCAAGCGCATCAGCGTTTAGCTCAggaacagcaacaacaacaacaaaatcaacatCCTGCCTGGCAACCTGCTgcgcaacaacaacagcaacaacaaccacCTAGCCCGCAAGCGGCAGCTCAACAACCACCTGCACACACGCCCCCGCAACAGGCATAA